One segment of Nothobranchius furzeri strain GRZ-AD chromosome 13, NfurGRZ-RIMD1, whole genome shotgun sequence DNA contains the following:
- the LOC129163759 gene encoding uncharacterized protein — protein sequence MPGNNVSSETKPSWYETCLEDPEVDYNLKIHFDSDGDDQESSEHDLNPLEKTPGSGKVQQESAACEKHENMEQLLRQVSELKNHLKCAEESLRTEKKNRIKAESDCAFYKREINELEQGLDYYQSKRETHEENVRTLNIQLKEKDDLCEGLQKRLKQEYQIRLHQRLKIFEKDTSNENLKKEISKLKEGLGFHQSEAETQYKRIMALEIQLQIKEGVCADLQKRLEDEPELRRQLEDEQNSLDKDLINQNVKKQIGELDKENTDLKTKMENFYSMKKTLDEVSAQLEEKSSLCVKLEECFNKEKQLRVELEKKLQKKDTSKEKLLIEINELEQGLDYYQDIAETRLNRVQTLQNELQKKESVCEDLQERLNQQSLQLEQELQNSHNKDSVHQSLEKEIGDLQKKNGDLMSKLQTMEDTETRLYRAITNLQLEKLRINEQHEEEFEALRLQLQDRLCSELQAASEGSSPEPHTPVESLETDPTQDCQTDTDTCPPTEICHESDMVGSVSLHDDDSPPKEDRPQTVRHQKSVSMWRRFKKFMTPACRRKHKTTS from the coding sequence ATGCCTGGAAACAACGTCTCTAGTGAAACAAAACCGTCTTGGTATGAGACGTGCCTTGAAGATCCAGAAGTGGATTACAATCTGAAAATACATTTTGATTCTGACGGAGACGACCAAGAAAGCTCCGAACATGATTTGAACCCACTAGAAAAAACTCCTGGATCTGGAAAAGTCCAGCAGGAATCAGCTGCTtgtgaaaaacatgaaaacatggaACAACTTTTAAGGCAGGTGAGTGAACTCAAAAACCATCTGAAATGTGCAGAAGAGTCTCTGAGAACCGAGAAGAAAAACAGAATTAAGGCTGAGTCTGACTGTGCTTTTTACAAGAGAGAAATTAATGAACTGGAACAAGGACTGGATTATTACCAGAGCAAAAGAGAGACCCATGAAGAAAACGTGAGAACTTTGAATATTCAACTTAAGGAAAAAGATGATTTATGCGAAGGTCTCCAAAAGCGTTTAAAACAGGAATATCAGATCAGACTCCACCAAAGACTGAAGATTTTTGAGAAAGACACAAGTAACGAGAACTTAAAGAAAGAAATCAGTAAACTGAAAGAGGGACTGGGTTTCCATCAAAGTGAGGCAGAAACCCAGTACAAAAGAATTATGGCTTTAGAAATTCAGCTGCAGATAAAGGAAGGTGTCTGTGCAGATCTCCAAAAGCGTTTAGAGGACGAGCCCGAGCTCAGGCGCCAGCTAGAGGACGAACAGAACAGTTTAGACAAAGATTTAATCAATCAGAACGTAAAGAAGCAAATTGGAGAATTAGAtaaagaaaacacagatcttaaaACCAAGATGGAGAATTTTTACTCCATGAAGAAGACATTGGATGAGGTGTCcgcacagctggaggagaaatcttctctctgtgtaaaactggaagagtgttttaacaaagaaaagcagCTGAGAGTCGAGTTAGAGAAAAAACTGCAGAAAAAAGACACCAGTAAGGAGAAATTACTGATAGAAATTAATGAATTAGAGCAGGGACTGGATTATTATCAGGATATCGCAGAAACCAGACTAAACAGAGTGCAGACTTTacagaatgagctgcagaaaaaggAAAGTGTCTGTGAAGATCTGCAGGAACGTTTAAACCAGCAGAGCCTGCAGTTAGAGCAAGAATTACAGAACAGTCACAACAAAGACTCAGTTCATCAGAGTTTAGAAAAAGAAAttggagatctgcagaagaagaaTGGAGACCTCATGAGCAAGTTGCAGACTATGGAGGACACAGAGACCAGACTCTATAGGGCAATCACAAACCTTCAGCTGGAGAAACTCAGAATTAATGAGCAGCATGAAGAAGAGTTTGAAGCCCTGAGACTGCAGCTCCAAGACCGTCTCTGCTCTGAGCTCCAGGCTGCTTCTGAAGGGAGTTCACCAGAACCACACACACCTGTGGAGAGTCTGGAGACAGATCCTACTCAGGATTGTCAGACGGACACAGACACTTGTCCTCCGACTGAAATCTGTCATGAGTCAGATATGGTTGGATCTGTAAGTCTCCATGATGACGACTCTCCACCTAAAGAGGACCGTCCACAGACAGTCAGACACCAGAAGAGTGTTTCTATGTGGAGACGCTTTAAAAAGTTTATGACTCCGGCGTGTCGACGGAAACACAAAACCACATCATAA